From the Rhodothalassiaceae bacterium genome, one window contains:
- a CDS encoding D-amino-acid transaminase: MPRLAHVNGRYLPLKDAAVSVEDRAFLFADGVYEVILALGARLVDLKAHLDRLGRSLMALDIPWPASRRAMEQIMLRLVRAARLPASTLYLQVSRGVAPRDHKFPRPRPRPSLVMFVRPFSVPALVARQMRGVRVALVADERWKRCDIKSVSLLANVLAKEQAHRADAFEAWMVDADGRITEGSSSTAFIVDRTGALVTRPLTSAILPSITRDVVLALARARQIPVREEAFSAADVAAAREAFLCSTTSGVTPVVAVGGQVVGDGRPGPLTRRLIAAHWAHMARQTQTPIPPEWREDPRDSSDTATKARSAP; this comes from the coding sequence GTGCCGCGACTCGCCCATGTGAACGGCCGCTACCTGCCGCTCAAGGACGCCGCGGTTTCCGTGGAGGACCGCGCCTTCCTGTTCGCGGACGGGGTCTACGAAGTGATCCTCGCGCTGGGGGCCCGCCTCGTGGACCTCAAGGCGCATCTCGATCGCCTGGGCCGCTCCCTCATGGCCCTCGACATCCCCTGGCCGGCGAGCCGGCGCGCAATGGAACAGATCATGTTGCGGCTCGTGCGCGCGGCGCGGCTGCCCGCCTCGACGCTTTATCTGCAGGTGAGCCGCGGCGTCGCCCCGCGCGACCACAAGTTTCCCCGCCCGCGTCCCAGGCCCTCGCTCGTCATGTTCGTGCGGCCGTTTTCGGTGCCGGCGCTGGTGGCGCGCCAGATGCGCGGCGTGCGCGTGGCGCTGGTCGCGGACGAGCGCTGGAAGCGCTGCGACATCAAGTCGGTTTCGCTGCTCGCCAATGTGCTGGCCAAGGAGCAGGCCCACCGCGCGGACGCCTTCGAGGCCTGGATGGTGGACGCGGACGGCCGGATCACCGAAGGGTCGTCGTCGACCGCCTTCATCGTCGACCGGACGGGCGCCCTCGTCACCCGCCCGCTGACTTCCGCGATCCTGCCCAGCATCACCCGCGACGTGGTGCTGGCGCTTGCGCGCGCGCGGCAGATCCCCGTGCGCGAGGAGGCCTTCAGCGCGGCGGATGTCGCGGCCGCCCGCGAGGCCTTCCTGTGCTCGACGACGAGCGGCGTCACCCCGGTCGTCGCGGTCGGCGGGCAGGTGGTCGGCGACGGCCGGCCCGGTCCGCTCACGCGCCGGCTGATCGCGGCCCACTGGGCGCACATGGCGCGTCAGACGCAAACCCCGATTCCGCCAGAATGGCGCGAAGACCCTCGCGATAGCTCGGATACCGCCACGAAAGCCCGTAGCGCGCCTTGA